One genomic region from Streptomyces sp. NBC_00582 encodes:
- a CDS encoding (2Fe-2S)-binding protein, with protein sequence MPSAPSVTAESYARLTEAYPGLTVTELAPGTPAPVGGGWVTAAELAAGGTALDAFLAWDDAQVVRDYGQRARPDVIASFGLHRYAWPACLLITVPWFLHRRVPRHPVTHVSYDRTGDGMRMAVRAPSSFACLPGDPAAGLPGARVVPDEEALRAEVRAAVAEHHEPLLAGFGPRARRRGRALWGMVTDEIVEGLWYVAHLFGDGEQERARRELELLLPGATKPYVGSAAFRELTGPDGDPLPTRDRASCCMFYTVRPEDTCATCPRTCDAERVGRLTAAAAG encoded by the coding sequence ATGCCTTCAGCCCCGTCGGTCACAGCGGAGTCCTACGCCCGCCTCACCGAGGCCTACCCGGGCCTGACCGTCACGGAACTGGCACCCGGCACGCCGGCACCGGTGGGCGGCGGCTGGGTCACGGCGGCCGAACTCGCCGCGGGCGGCACCGCCCTGGACGCCTTCCTGGCCTGGGACGACGCCCAGGTCGTCCGGGACTACGGGCAGCGGGCGCGCCCCGACGTGATCGCGAGCTTCGGACTGCACCGGTACGCCTGGCCGGCCTGCCTGCTGATCACCGTGCCCTGGTTCCTGCACCGCAGGGTGCCCCGCCACCCCGTGACGCACGTCTCCTACGACCGCACCGGCGACGGCATGCGGATGGCCGTGCGCGCGCCGTCGTCGTTCGCCTGTCTGCCCGGTGACCCGGCGGCCGGGCTGCCCGGCGCCCGGGTGGTGCCGGACGAGGAGGCGCTGCGGGCCGAGGTGCGGGCGGCGGTGGCCGAACACCACGAACCGCTGCTCGCCGGGTTCGGGCCGCGGGCGCGGCGGCGGGGGCGCGCCCTGTGGGGCATGGTGACCGACGAGATCGTCGAGGGCCTGTGGTACGTCGCCCATCTGTTCGGCGACGGCGAGCAGGAGCGGGCGCGGCGGGAACTGGAGCTGCTGCTGCCGGGCGCCACCAAGCCGTACGTCGGCTCGGCCGCCTTCCGTGAACTGACCGGTCCGGACGGGGATCCGCTGCCCACCCGGGACCGGGCGAGCTGCTGCATGTTCTACACGGTGCGCCCCGAGGACACCTGCGCCACCTGCCCGCGCACCTGTGACGCGGAGCGGGTCGGCCGGCTCACCGCGGCCGCCGCGGGCTGA
- a CDS encoding bifunctional transcriptional activator/DNA repair enzyme AdaA, with product MTGQDTRDDSAYDTRYEAVRSRDARFDGAFFFAVETTGIYCRPSCPAVTPKRHNVRFFTTAAAAQGSGFRACRRCRPDAVPGSADWNVRADVVGRAMRLIGDGVVDREGVAGLAVRLGYSARQVQRQLTAELGAGPVALARAQRAHTARVLLRTTGLPVTEIAFASGFASVRQFNDTIRAVYAATPTELRAAVRTSRRTAGPAAGIPLRLAHRGPYRTGPVFDLLEREAVAGVEEVSGPVGGRTYRRTLRLPHGTGIVAVDERPGTPGRAGALHPGGWLDARLRLTDPRDLTTAVQRLRRLFDLDADPYAVDERLGTDPVLAALVAARPGLRAPGAADPEEYAVRALVGRAQAERLVRAHGKALDAPCGSLTHLFPEPAALTEAVGPLAVALADGRVRLDPGADRDDAEAALRAVPGLDGRTVAAIRARALGDPDVAPPGADVPDTWRPWRTYALHHLRAAKETR from the coding sequence ATGACGGGACAGGACACCAGGGACGACAGCGCGTACGACACGCGCTACGAGGCGGTGCGCAGCCGGGACGCCCGGTTCGACGGCGCGTTCTTCTTCGCCGTCGAGACGACCGGCATCTACTGCCGGCCCAGCTGCCCCGCCGTCACCCCGAAGCGGCACAACGTGCGCTTCTTCACCACGGCCGCCGCCGCGCAGGGCTCCGGTTTCCGGGCCTGCCGGCGGTGCCGCCCGGACGCCGTGCCGGGCTCCGCCGACTGGAACGTACGCGCCGACGTGGTGGGCCGGGCCATGCGGCTGATCGGCGACGGCGTCGTGGACCGGGAGGGCGTCGCCGGGCTCGCCGTACGGCTCGGCTACAGCGCCCGCCAGGTGCAGCGGCAGCTCACCGCCGAACTCGGCGCGGGCCCCGTCGCCCTCGCCCGCGCCCAGCGCGCCCACACCGCGCGGGTGCTGCTCCGCACGACCGGGCTGCCGGTCACGGAGATCGCCTTCGCGTCCGGGTTCGCCAGCGTGCGCCAGTTCAACGACACGATCCGCGCCGTGTACGCGGCGACCCCGACCGAGTTGCGGGCCGCCGTGCGCACCTCCCGCCGTACGGCCGGCCCGGCCGCGGGGATCCCGCTGCGGCTCGCCCACCGCGGCCCCTACCGGACGGGGCCGGTCTTCGATCTGCTGGAGCGGGAGGCAGTGGCCGGGGTGGAGGAGGTGAGCGGACCGGTCGGCGGACGGACGTACCGCCGGACGCTCCGTCTCCCGCACGGCACCGGGATCGTCGCCGTCGACGAGCGCCCGGGCACCCCGGGCCGGGCCGGCGCCCTCCACCCCGGCGGCTGGCTCGACGCCCGGCTGCGCCTCACCGACCCGCGCGACCTCACCACCGCCGTCCAGCGGCTGCGCCGGCTGTTCGACCTCGACGCCGACCCGTACGCCGTCGACGAGCGCCTCGGCACCGACCCGGTGCTCGCCGCGCTGGTCGCCGCCCGGCCCGGGCTGCGCGCGCCGGGGGCCGCCGACCCCGAGGAGTACGCCGTACGGGCCCTGGTGGGCCGGGCGCAGGCCGAGCGGCTCGTCCGCGCCCACGGCAAGGCCCTCGACGCGCCCTGCGGGAGCCTCACCCATCTCTTCCCGGAACCGGCCGCCCTGACGGAGGCCGTCGGTCCGCTCGCCGTCGCCCTCGCGGACGGCCGCGTCCGCCTCGACCCGGGCGCCGACCGCGACGACGCCGAGGCCGCCCTGCGCGCCGTACCCGGTCTGGACGGCCGTACCGTGGCGGCGATCAGGGCGCGTGCCCTCGGCGACCCCGACGTGGCGCCGCCCGGCGCGGACGTACCCGACACCTGGCGTCCCTGGCGGACGTACGCCCTTCACCACCTGCGCGCAGCGAAGGAAACGCGATGA
- a CDS encoding PP2C family serine/threonine-protein phosphatase, with protein sequence MSQQGGRPTGPEDDWWGQLYDDSTADTGPAPTADSLDDRFASAAGAVRTAGPSDTVPPQRTEPDRAAADARTDWWLADDAATAPAPPGTPLPPPRPATPPTPAPTPPPTAGPAPAPATGTEPTPPSPPTPSTSGAAAPATPAPTASTSGTVVPRADTAPDPAPPPTALDLPVPFDDAPGYVGSRPPTYDAEPTALPTADPDALDDLVADTVLDGARYGTCALRAVSVRGDSARYRGEPRRDSLLIARFGTGEHALVLVAMATGARATPGAHRAAAEVCRWIGRAVGRSHVRLAQDMRAARRGDLKSGLHRLTDRSLGRLRAGAAEQGLEPDAYTATLRCLLLPADPDCRTRVFFGVGAGGLFRLRGGEWQDLEPRVGEIAGEPVVGFGALPAETPEGDRLTMDFGVPTPPSPYAPAPEPPRDPFRFRASVARPGDTLLMCTGGLADPLRGEPALFAHLGERWSDPAPPGLAAFLADTQVRVKGYADDRTAAAVWEA encoded by the coding sequence ATGAGCCAGCAGGGGGGAAGGCCCACCGGTCCCGAGGACGACTGGTGGGGGCAGCTGTACGACGACTCCACCGCGGACACGGGCCCCGCGCCCACCGCGGACTCCCTCGACGACCGCTTCGCCTCGGCGGCGGGAGCGGTGCGCACGGCGGGTCCGTCGGACACGGTCCCACCGCAGCGCACGGAGCCGGACCGCGCGGCGGCGGACGCGCGGACCGACTGGTGGCTCGCCGACGACGCGGCCACGGCCCCGGCACCCCCCGGCACACCGCTCCCCCCACCCCGCCCCGCGACACCCCCCACCCCGGCCCCCACGCCCCCGCCGACCGCAGGTCCCGCACCGGCACCGGCCACGGGGACCGAGCCGACTCCGCCGTCGCCACCCACCCCTTCGACGAGCGGCGCAGCCGCCCCCGCCACCCCCGCCCCCACCGCCTCCACCAGCGGAACCGTCGTCCCCCGGGCCGACACCGCGCCGGATCCCGCACCCCCTCCCACCGCTCTCGATCTGCCCGTCCCGTTCGACGACGCGCCGGGGTACGTCGGGTCGCGGCCGCCGACCTACGACGCCGAGCCCACCGCGCTGCCGACCGCCGACCCCGACGCCCTGGACGACCTCGTCGCGGACACCGTGCTGGACGGGGCCCGGTACGGCACCTGTGCGCTCAGGGCCGTGTCGGTGCGCGGGGACTCCGCGCGGTACCGGGGCGAGCCGCGCCGGGACTCCCTGCTCATCGCCCGTTTCGGCACCGGCGAGCACGCGCTGGTGCTGGTCGCGATGGCGACCGGCGCACGGGCCACGCCGGGCGCGCACCGGGCGGCCGCCGAGGTGTGCCGGTGGATCGGGCGGGCCGTGGGCCGCAGCCATGTGCGGCTCGCGCAGGACATGCGGGCGGCCCGGCGCGGCGACCTGAAGTCCGGGCTGCACCGCCTGACCGACCGCAGCCTCGGCCGGCTCCGCGCCGGCGCCGCCGAACAGGGCCTGGAGCCCGACGCGTACACGGCCACCCTGCGCTGTCTGCTGCTGCCCGCCGACCCCGACTGCCGGACGCGGGTGTTCTTCGGGGTGGGCGCCGGCGGCCTGTTCCGGCTGCGCGGAGGGGAGTGGCAGGACCTCGAACCGAGGGTCGGCGAGATCGCCGGCGAGCCCGTCGTCGGGTTCGGCGCGCTGCCCGCGGAGACGCCCGAGGGCGACCGGCTCACCATGGACTTCGGCGTCCCCACCCCGCCGAGCCCCTACGCACCGGCCCCCGAGCCGCCCCGCGACCCCTTCCGGTTCCGGGCCTCCGTGGCCCGGCCGGGTGACACCCTGCTGATGTGCACGGGCGGCCTCGCCGACCCCCTGCGCGGCGAGCCCGCGCTCTTCGCCCACCTCGGGGAACGCTGGTCGGACCCGGCCCCGCCCGGCCTCGCCGCGTTCCTCGCCGACACCCAGGTCCGGGTCAAGGGCTACGCGGACGACCGTACGGCGGCCGCCGTCTGGGAGGCGTGA
- a CDS encoding methylated-DNA--[protein]-cysteine S-methyltransferase: MTGTEPLYWTSVDGPLGPLLLTAAPDGALTSLSVEGQKGGRTLPDGLRHDPGPFRAAGEQLAAYFAGELKEFRLELRAEGTAFRERVWAALDTVPYGATTTYGEIAARIGAPRAAVRAVGGAIGANPLLILRPCHRVIGADGSLTGYAGGLERKIRLLELEGVRP; the protein is encoded by the coding sequence ATGACCGGCACCGAGCCCCTGTACTGGACCAGCGTCGACGGCCCGCTCGGCCCCCTGCTGCTGACCGCCGCGCCCGACGGCGCCCTGACCTCGCTCTCGGTCGAGGGACAGAAGGGCGGACGCACCCTCCCGGACGGCCTGCGGCACGACCCCGGGCCCTTCCGCGCCGCCGGGGAACAGCTCGCCGCCTACTTCGCCGGAGAGCTGAAGGAGTTCCGGCTGGAGCTGCGCGCCGAGGGCACGGCGTTCCGCGAGCGCGTCTGGGCCGCCCTCGACACCGTCCCCTACGGGGCGACGACGACGTACGGCGAGATCGCGGCCCGCATCGGAGCCCCCCGCGCGGCCGTACGGGCCGTCGGCGGGGCGATCGGCGCCAATCCGCTGCTGATCCTGCGCCCCTGCCACCGGGTGATCGGCGCGGACGGCTCCCTCACGGGGTACGCGGGGGGCCTGGAGCGCAAGATCCGGCTGCTGGAGCTGGAGGGCGTGCGGCCGTGA
- a CDS encoding DUF2637 domain-containing protein encodes MRLTDISLNWLLPGAVLLLGMLAAVAVLARSKRSGEHAKTTDDSWERSEERRRRKEAIYGTASYVLLFCCAAVAAALSFHGLVGFGEQNLGLSGGWEYLVPFGLDGAAMFCSVLAVREASHGDAALGSRILVWTFAGAAAWFNWVHAPRGLSHAGAPHFFAGMSLSAAVLFDRALKQTRRAALREQGLVPRPLPQIRVVRWLRAPRETYKAWSLMLLENVRSLDEAVEEVRDDKARKEEAKLRRREEQRLERAQLKAISRGHGRWPGRGGGGGGGGRQLEPGQAAALEPATATAERVSAEPAIAGAPEQLPVRQRPSLQPVRQSSDAYSVDLTAEDDTMALPRLDSLERKLKDLEQQFG; translated from the coding sequence ATGAGACTGACCGACATATCGCTGAACTGGCTGCTTCCGGGCGCCGTACTGCTCCTGGGCATGCTGGCGGCGGTGGCGGTGCTCGCGCGGAGCAAGCGGTCCGGGGAGCACGCCAAGACGACGGACGACTCCTGGGAGCGCAGCGAGGAGCGCCGCAGGCGCAAGGAGGCCATATACGGCACCGCCTCCTATGTCCTGCTGTTCTGCTGTGCGGCCGTCGCCGCCGCGCTCTCCTTCCACGGTCTGGTCGGCTTCGGCGAACAGAACCTCGGCCTCTCCGGCGGCTGGGAGTACCTGGTGCCGTTCGGCCTGGACGGCGCGGCGATGTTCTGCTCCGTCCTCGCGGTGCGCGAGGCCAGCCACGGTGACGCGGCCCTCGGCTCCCGGATACTCGTGTGGACGTTCGCCGGCGCCGCGGCCTGGTTCAACTGGGTCCACGCGCCCAGGGGTCTGAGCCACGCGGGCGCCCCGCACTTCTTCGCCGGCATGTCGCTCTCCGCGGCGGTGCTGTTCGACCGGGCCCTGAAGCAGACCCGCCGTGCCGCGCTGCGCGAGCAGGGCCTGGTGCCCCGTCCGCTGCCGCAGATCCGTGTGGTGCGCTGGCTGCGGGCCCCCCGCGAGACCTACAAGGCCTGGTCGCTGATGCTCCTCGAGAACGTGCGCAGCCTGGACGAGGCCGTCGAGGAGGTCCGCGACGACAAGGCGCGCAAGGAGGAGGCCAAGCTGCGCCGCCGCGAGGAGCAGCGCCTGGAGCGGGCCCAGCTCAAGGCGATCAGCCGCGGTCACGGCCGCTGGCCCGGTCGCGGTGGCGGCGGTGGCGGCGGTGGCCGCCAGCTCGAGCCCGGTCAGGCGGCGGCTCTGGAGCCGGCCACGGCCACGGCCGAGCGGGTCTCCGCGGAGCCTGCCATAGCGGGCGCGCCCGAGCAGCTTCCGGTCCGTCAGCGGCCCTCGCTGCAGCCCGTCCGTCAGTCCTCCGACGCGTACTCCGTCGACCTCACGGCCGAGGACGACACCATGGCCCTGCCGCGCCTGGACTCCCTGGAGCGCAAGCTCAAGGACCTGGAGCAGCAGTTCGGCTGA
- a CDS encoding GntR family transcriptional regulator: protein MKQGTHGSAGTGTPQEDPAPARVPAQQRSVSSRELDREPCGPRGAARGEHTHSETPLPRPRPVVQRASVRGQILDALRTALVSGELRPGEVYSAPVLGERFGVSATPVREAMQQLAMEGAVEVVPNRGFRVVERGARELAELAEVRALIEVPVMQRLARTVPAERWTELRPLAEATVRAAHSGCRATYADADRVFHRALLALAGNEQLVAVAEDLHRRAQWPLVGSPASRGRADLLADAMEHLALLDALCAGEPEAVQTLVRKHFAGAA from the coding sequence GTGAAGCAGGGCACGCACGGCTCCGCCGGGACGGGGACTCCCCAGGAGGACCCCGCTCCGGCGCGCGTCCCGGCCCAGCAGCGGTCCGTCTCCTCCCGGGAACTGGACCGGGAACCGTGCGGTCCGCGGGGCGCCGCCCGCGGGGAGCACACCCACAGCGAGACCCCCCTGCCGCGCCCGAGGCCCGTCGTCCAGCGGGCCTCCGTGCGCGGGCAGATCCTCGACGCGCTGCGCACCGCGCTGGTCTCCGGCGAACTGCGCCCGGGCGAGGTGTACTCGGCGCCGGTCCTCGGCGAGCGCTTCGGGGTCTCGGCGACCCCGGTGCGCGAGGCGATGCAGCAGCTCGCGATGGAGGGCGCCGTCGAGGTCGTGCCCAACCGGGGGTTCCGGGTCGTCGAGCGGGGCGCGCGGGAACTCGCCGAGCTGGCCGAGGTACGGGCGCTGATCGAGGTGCCCGTGATGCAGCGGCTGGCCCGCACCGTGCCCGCCGAGCGCTGGACGGAGCTGCGGCCGCTCGCCGAGGCGACGGTCCGCGCGGCCCACTCCGGCTGCCGGGCCACGTACGCCGACGCGGACCGCGTCTTCCACCGGGCCCTGCTCGCCCTCGCCGGCAACGAACAACTCGTCGCCGTCGCCGAGGACCTGCACCGCCGCGCCCAGTGGCCCCTGGTCGGCTCCCCGGCCTCCCGCGGCCGCGCCGACCTCCTCGCCGACGCCATGGAACACCTCGCCCTGCTGGACGCCCTGTGCGCGGGGGAACCGGAGGCGGTCCAGACGCTGGTGCGCAAGCACTTCGCCGGCGCGGCCTGA
- a CDS encoding DUF456 domain-containing protein produces MGAWELLLVGLVILLGLCGVLVPGVPGSWLVWSAVLWWALKDPQPVAWWVLVGATVALFLSQVVRWALPPRRLRESGATPRMAVYAGVGALLGFFLVPVLGAIPGFMGGVYLCERLRLGRHGEARAALRRAMRSGGSSVCTELFTCLLIMGAWLGAVLWG; encoded by the coding sequence ATGGGAGCGTGGGAACTCCTGCTGGTGGGTCTGGTGATCCTGCTCGGCCTGTGCGGAGTGCTGGTGCCGGGGGTGCCGGGCTCATGGCTGGTGTGGTCCGCGGTCCTGTGGTGGGCGCTGAAGGATCCGCAGCCGGTCGCCTGGTGGGTGCTCGTGGGCGCCACCGTCGCGCTGTTCCTGAGCCAGGTGGTGCGCTGGGCCCTGCCGCCCCGCCGGCTGCGGGAGAGCGGCGCGACGCCCCGGATGGCGGTGTACGCCGGCGTCGGCGCGCTCCTCGGCTTCTTCCTGGTGCCCGTGCTCGGCGCGATCCCCGGCTTCATGGGCGGCGTCTATCTCTGCGAGCGTCTCCGTCTGGGCCGGCACGGCGAGGCCCGCGCGGCCCTGCGCAGGGCCATGCGCTCCGGCGGCTCCAGCGTCTGCACCGAACTGTTCACCTGCCTGCTGATCATGGGCGCCTGGCTGGGTGCGGTGCTGTGGGGCTGA
- a CDS encoding PucR family transcriptional regulator, whose product MRLRALLDTDALGLRLLGGEEELDRAVRGVMTTDLRDPSRYLSGGELVLTGLAWRRGPADSEAFVRLLVQAGVAALAAGEAELGDVPDDLVVACARHRLPLFAVHESVAFATITEHVVRQVSGERAGDLAAVVDRHRRMMTSGPAGGGPDVVLDLLGSDLDLRAWVLSPTGRLIAGPKTAGPALPADVCARLAGEQLAAVRGGRRGPYRVLVGTTTYSLFPVRSGGRGPQGARDVRESVLSDWLLAVEADAGDWREERLDLLYGVTHLIAVERDRRDAARTVRRRLAQEVLELVQSGAAPAEIAARLRVAAPVLLPGLGAAPHWQVVVARVEWDRPDGDGPQPGPVTQSLLEEILVDPLATGPEPSDRIAVAHTGEEAVALVPLPAVSGEHDGSEQGVLAEVLLAAVREPLSAGLDGDGRLTLGVSAAVHSAEGLRGALEEARHARRVAAARPGRVCAAGHHELASHVLLLPFVPDDVRRAFTARLLDPLRDYDRRHRAELIPTLEAFLDCDGSWTRCASRLHLHVNTLRYRVGRIEQLTSRDLSRLEDKLDFFLALRMS is encoded by the coding sequence ACCACCGATCTGCGGGACCCGAGCCGCTACCTCTCCGGCGGCGAGCTGGTGCTGACCGGTCTGGCCTGGCGCCGGGGGCCCGCGGACTCCGAGGCGTTCGTACGGCTCCTGGTGCAGGCCGGGGTGGCGGCGCTGGCGGCGGGCGAGGCCGAACTGGGCGACGTGCCGGACGATCTGGTCGTGGCCTGCGCCCGGCACCGGCTGCCGCTGTTCGCGGTGCACGAGTCGGTGGCCTTCGCGACGATCACCGAGCATGTCGTGCGGCAGGTCAGCGGTGAGCGCGCCGGGGACCTCGCGGCGGTGGTGGACCGGCACCGGCGGATGATGACCTCGGGACCGGCGGGCGGCGGCCCGGACGTGGTCCTGGACCTGCTCGGCTCCGACCTCGACCTGCGGGCCTGGGTGCTGTCCCCCACCGGGCGGCTGATCGCGGGCCCCAAAACGGCGGGCCCCGCGCTGCCGGCCGACGTGTGCGCACGGCTGGCCGGGGAGCAGCTCGCGGCCGTCCGCGGCGGGCGGCGCGGGCCGTACCGGGTCCTGGTGGGCACCACGACGTACTCGCTGTTCCCGGTCCGCAGCGGCGGCAGGGGCCCGCAGGGCGCGCGGGACGTGCGCGAGAGCGTGCTGTCGGACTGGCTGCTGGCCGTGGAGGCGGACGCCGGGGACTGGCGGGAGGAGCGGCTGGACCTGCTGTACGGCGTCACCCACCTGATCGCGGTCGAGCGCGACCGTCGGGACGCGGCGCGCACGGTGCGCCGGCGGCTCGCCCAGGAGGTGCTGGAGCTGGTGCAGAGCGGCGCGGCCCCGGCGGAGATCGCGGCCCGGCTGCGGGTGGCCGCTCCGGTGCTGCTGCCGGGCCTCGGGGCCGCCCCGCACTGGCAGGTGGTCGTGGCACGCGTCGAGTGGGACCGCCCCGACGGGGACGGCCCGCAGCCGGGTCCGGTGACCCAGTCGCTGCTGGAGGAGATCCTGGTGGACCCGCTGGCGACCGGGCCCGAGCCGTCCGACCGGATCGCCGTCGCCCACACCGGTGAGGAGGCCGTGGCCCTGGTGCCGCTGCCGGCGGTGTCCGGCGAGCACGACGGCTCCGAGCAGGGCGTCCTCGCCGAGGTGCTGCTGGCGGCCGTACGGGAGCCGCTGTCGGCGGGGCTGGACGGCGACGGGCGCCTCACGCTCGGGGTGAGCGCGGCGGTGCACTCGGCGGAGGGGCTGCGCGGGGCGCTGGAGGAGGCGCGGCACGCGCGGCGGGTGGCGGCGGCCCGGCCCGGCCGGGTGTGCGCCGCCGGACACCACGAGCTCGCCTCGCACGTCCTGCTGCTGCCGTTCGTCCCGGACGACGTGCGCCGGGCGTTCACGGCGCGACTGCTGGATCCCCTGCGCGACTACGACCGCCGTCACCGCGCCGAGCTGATCCCGACGCTGGAGGCGTTCCTGGACTGCGACGGCTCCTGGACGCGCTGTGCGTCGCGGCTGCATCTGCACGTCAACACGCTGCGCTACCGGGTCGGCCGGATCGAGCAGTTGACGAGCCGTGATCTGTCGCGGCTGGAGGACAAGCTGGATTTCTTCCTGGCGCTGCGTATGAGCTGA
- a CDS encoding ATP-binding protein — translation MKRQARGSGRTAIAGTSAAERDTESAEGDDTVDAQLNRRLGRADLRAVPEARRALRELLQGWGKPGRSETAELLTSELVTNALVHTDDDAVLTATVSPAGLRVEVRDSVPGRPRPTVPNTDDGTHGRGLVLVQSLADSWGVRAQGAGKVVWFELAAGAA, via the coding sequence ATGAAGAGGCAGGCACGGGGCAGCGGTCGGACGGCGATCGCGGGCACCTCGGCGGCAGAGCGGGACACGGAGAGCGCGGAAGGGGACGACACCGTCGACGCGCAGCTCAATCGCAGACTCGGACGGGCGGACCTGCGGGCGGTGCCCGAGGCGCGCCGCGCGCTGCGCGAGCTGCTCCAGGGCTGGGGGAAGCCGGGCCGCTCGGAGACGGCGGAACTGCTGACCAGTGAGCTCGTCACCAACGCACTCGTACACACCGACGACGACGCGGTCCTGACGGCCACCGTGTCACCGGCGGGCCTGCGGGTGGAGGTGCGGGACTCGGTGCCGGGCCGCCCGCGACCGACCGTGCCGAACACCGACGACGGCACGCACGGCCGGGGCCTGGTCCTGGTGCAGTCCCTCGCGGACTCCTGGGGGGTCCGGGCGCAGGGCGCCGGGAAGGTCGTCTGGTTCGAACTGGCCGCCGGGGCGGCCTGA
- a CDS encoding LuxR family transcriptional regulator, producing MLGARGLDETHESAYRAPVAVGAADVPDPARRPALGEDDTERAPVEVVTGAAAVSRRFLQLRLGASDEVCALVTATPSAVTGVESDAVERAAERGVRHRVVLERRVLHRPGGMTGLAAVLGRDEQVRVVERVPTELVVADRSLALVPLTGRSAEPAALVVRASGLLELLAGLFESVWRDALPLGLGTDGVVEQGPAGPDATDLEILSLLLAGFTDASVAKQLDLGLRTVQRRVKGLMELTGVSTRLQLGWVAHERGWATGRRSPRTS from the coding sequence ATGCTGGGAGCGAGGGGACTCGACGAGACGCACGAGTCCGCCTACCGGGCGCCGGTGGCGGTGGGCGCCGCCGACGTACCCGATCCGGCGCGCCGGCCGGCCCTCGGCGAGGACGACACCGAGCGCGCCCCGGTCGAGGTGGTGACGGGGGCGGCGGCGGTGTCCCGGCGGTTCCTTCAGCTGCGGCTCGGCGCGAGCGACGAGGTGTGTGCGCTGGTGACCGCCACCCCGTCGGCCGTGACCGGGGTGGAGAGCGACGCGGTGGAGCGGGCGGCCGAGCGCGGGGTGCGCCACCGCGTCGTCCTGGAGCGGAGGGTCCTCCACCGGCCGGGCGGCATGACGGGGCTGGCCGCCGTGCTCGGCCGCGACGAGCAGGTGCGGGTGGTGGAGCGGGTGCCGACGGAGCTGGTCGTGGCCGACCGCTCGCTCGCCCTGGTCCCGCTCACCGGCCGCTCGGCGGAGCCCGCCGCGCTGGTGGTGCGCGCGAGCGGGCTGCTGGAGCTGCTGGCGGGGCTGTTCGAGTCGGTGTGGCGGGACGCGCTGCCGCTCGGGCTGGGCACGGACGGCGTGGTGGAGCAGGGCCCGGCCGGCCCCGACGCCACCGACCTGGAGATCCTCTCCCTGCTGCTGGCGGGGTTCACCGACGCGAGCGTGGCCAAACAGCTCGACCTGGGCCTGCGGACCGTACAGCGCCGGGTGAAGGGGCTGATGGAGCTGACGGGGGTGTCGACCCGGCTCCAGCTCGGCTGGGTCGCCCACGAACGCGGCTGGGCGACCGGTCGACGGTCACCGCGAACCTCTTGA